A genomic segment from Astyanax mexicanus isolate ESR-SI-001 unplaced genomic scaffold, AstMex3_surface scaffold_31, whole genome shotgun sequence encodes:
- the LOC111190273 gene encoding H-2 class I histocompatibility antigen, L-D alpha chain isoform X47 — MDSVVRLVLVLVAMVAPVFSDQHSLYYIYSALNKDVSLPGIYEFTALGLLDDREIDYYNSKEQKKIPKQSWMMEKMQEDYWDKGTLSRKSKEQWFKVNVDILMKRMNHNNTDLHVLQWRHGCEIEESNGQVKFLRGIDEYSYDGSEFLSFDDENMRWIAPVQAAEITKRKWDGVAILNQYTKGYLEKECVDWLTKFMEYGKESLRKHSKPEVYAFEKKSVTDPGKLTLTCLATGFYPKDVKLCLRKFGTSIPEHLLTSSGIRPNDDGTYQLRKSVEIHEDDKAKYDCYVSHISLPEPVIKPWVPRNSLSADMGIYIGGGIAALVGLGLIVAAVVLVVKKKREICAVSCTEVVSRCLAKMKGYNTPTGNGQVQHNGNKSPAVNGKVQHIGNGDLKEKVQLQQNGSNKSPAVNGKVEHNGNKSPAVNGKVEHIGNKSPAVNGKVEHNGNKSPAVNGKVQHIDDKSPQGSNSTLNSVSTESDNKDSEEEMLLQENDDKSPQGSNSTLNSVSTESDNKDSEKEKLLQENGNKSPAVNGKVQHIDDKSPQGSNSTLNSVSTESDNKDSEKEKLLQENDAEPGEKDSGRGSKTPPRSSNENSDNSSQSGSSSNGSPRGSAEDVGAENDQQQEEEVALLDDQDD, encoded by the exons ATGGACTCCGTGGTCCGCCTGGTTCTGGTGCTGGTCGCTATGGTGGCTCCAGTGTTCAGCG ACCAGCACTCCCTGTACTACATTTACAGCGCCCTCAACAAAGACGTGTCTCTACCAGGAATCTACGAGTTCACagctctggggctgctggatgacCGAGAGATCGACTACTACAACAGtaaggagcagaagaagattcCTAAACAGAGCTGGATGATGGAGAAGATGCAGGAAGATTACTGGGACAAAGGAACCCTGTCTCGCAAGAGTAAAGAACAGTGGTTCAAGGTTAACGTGGATATTCTGATGAAGAGGATGAACCACAATAACACGG ATcttcatgttcttcagtggagaCACGGCTGTGAGATTGAGGAGTCTAATGGACAGGTGAAGTTTCTGAGAGGGATTGATGAGTACAGCTACGATGGATCAGAGTTCCTCTCCTTCGATGATGAAAACATGCGCTGGATCGCTCCGGTTCAGGCGGCAGAAATAACCAAGAGAAAATGGGATGGTGTGGCCATCCTGAACCAGTACACCAAGGGCTAcctggagaaagagtgtgtggacTGGCTCACCAAGTTCATGGAGTACGGAAAAGAATCACTGAGAAAACACT CAAAACCAGAAGTCTATGCATTTGAAAAGAAATCTGTGACTGACCCAGGAAAGCTGACCCTGACCTGCCTGGCCACGGGATTCTACCCCAAAGACGTGAAACTGTGCCTGAGGAAGTTCGGTACTTCAATTCCTGAACATCTGCTGACTTCTTCTGGAATCAGACCCAATGATGATggaacctaccagctgaggaagagCGTGGAGATCCATGAGGATGATAAAGCCAAATACGACTGTTATGTGTCTCACATCTCTCTCCCTGAACCAGTGATTAAACCGTGGG TTCCAAGAAATTCTCTCAGCGCTGATATGGGCATTTATATTGGAGGTGGGATCGCAGCTCTGGTCGGTCTGGGACTGATTGTGGCTGCGGTCGTCCTTGTcgtaaaaaagaaaa GAGAAATCTGTGCAGTTTCTTGCACAGAAGTGGTTTCTAGATGCTTGGCCAAAATGAAAG GTTACAATACCCCTACTGGAAATGGGCAGGTTCAACACAATG GAAACAAGAGCCCTGCTGTGAATGGGAAGGTTCAACACATTG GAAATGGGGATCTTAAGGAGAAAGTGCAGCTTCAACAAAATGGTTCAAACAAGAGCCCTGCTGTGAATGGGAAGGTTGAACACAATG GAAACAAGAGCCCTGCTGTGAATGGGAAGGTTGAACACATTG GAAACAAGAGCCCTGCTGTGAATGGGAAGGTTGAACACAATG GAAACAAGAGCCCTGCTGTGAATGGGAAGGTTCAACACATTG ATGATAAATCTCCACAGGGCAGCAATTCAACACTTAATTCAGTCTCAACTGAGAGTG ATAACAAGGACTCTGAGGAGGAAATGCTGCTTCAAGAAAATG ATGATAAATCTCCACAGGGCAGCAATTCAACACTTAATTCAGTCTCAACTGAGAGTG ATAACAAGGACTCTGAGAAGGAAAAGCTGCTTCAAGAAAATG GAAACAAGAGCCCTGCTGTGAATGGGAAGGTTCAACACATTG ATGATAAATCTCCACAGGGCAGCAATTCAACACTTAATTCAGTCTCAACTGAGAGTG ATAACAAGGACTCTGAGAAGGAAAAGCTGCTTCAAGAAAATG ATGCCGAACCTGGTGAAAAAGACTCTG GAAGAGGAAGTAAAACACCCCCCAGGAGCTCCAATGAAAACTCTGACAACTCGTCTCAGtctg gCTCCAGCAGTAACGGGTCACCACGCGGCAGTGCGGAGGATGTGGGAGCGGAAAATgatcagcagcaggaggaggaagtgGCACTGCTGGATGATCAAGATGATTAA
- the LOC111190273 gene encoding uncharacterized protein LOC111190273 isoform X24: MDSVVRLVLVLVAMVAPVFSDQHSLYYIYSALNKDVSLPGIYEFTALGLLDDREIDYYNSKEQKKIPKQSWMMEKMQEDYWDKGTLSRKSKEQWFKVNVDILMKRMNHNNTDLHVLQWRHGCEIEESNGQVKFLRGIDEYSYDGSEFLSFDDENMRWIAPVQAAEITKRKWDGVAILNQYTKGYLEKECVDWLTKFMEYGKESLRKHSKPEVYAFEKKSVTDPGKLTLTCLATGFYPKDVKLCLRKFGTSIPEHLLTSSGIRPNDDGTYQLRKSVEIHEDDKAKYDCYVSHISLPEPVIKPWVPRNSLSADMGIYIGGGIAALVGLGLIVAAVVLVVKKKREICAVSCTEVVSRCLAKMKGYNTPTGNGQVQHNGNTNPTGNGQVQHNGNKSPAVNGKVQHNGNTNPTGNGQVQHNGNKSPAVNGKVQHIGNGDLKEKVQLQQNGSNKSPAVNGKVEHNGNKSPAVNGKVEHIGNKSPAVNGKVEHNGNKSPAVNGKVQHIDDKSPQGSNSTLNSVSTESDNKDSEEEMLLQENDDKSPQGSNSTLNSVSTESDNKDSEKEKLLQENGNKSPAVNGKVQHIDDKSPQGSNSTLNSVSTESDNKDSEKEKLLQENDAEPGEKDSGRGSKTPPRSSNENSDNSSQSGSSSNGSPRGSAEDVGAENDQQQEEEVALLDDQDD; encoded by the exons ATGGACTCCGTGGTCCGCCTGGTTCTGGTGCTGGTCGCTATGGTGGCTCCAGTGTTCAGCG ACCAGCACTCCCTGTACTACATTTACAGCGCCCTCAACAAAGACGTGTCTCTACCAGGAATCTACGAGTTCACagctctggggctgctggatgacCGAGAGATCGACTACTACAACAGtaaggagcagaagaagattcCTAAACAGAGCTGGATGATGGAGAAGATGCAGGAAGATTACTGGGACAAAGGAACCCTGTCTCGCAAGAGTAAAGAACAGTGGTTCAAGGTTAACGTGGATATTCTGATGAAGAGGATGAACCACAATAACACGG ATcttcatgttcttcagtggagaCACGGCTGTGAGATTGAGGAGTCTAATGGACAGGTGAAGTTTCTGAGAGGGATTGATGAGTACAGCTACGATGGATCAGAGTTCCTCTCCTTCGATGATGAAAACATGCGCTGGATCGCTCCGGTTCAGGCGGCAGAAATAACCAAGAGAAAATGGGATGGTGTGGCCATCCTGAACCAGTACACCAAGGGCTAcctggagaaagagtgtgtggacTGGCTCACCAAGTTCATGGAGTACGGAAAAGAATCACTGAGAAAACACT CAAAACCAGAAGTCTATGCATTTGAAAAGAAATCTGTGACTGACCCAGGAAAGCTGACCCTGACCTGCCTGGCCACGGGATTCTACCCCAAAGACGTGAAACTGTGCCTGAGGAAGTTCGGTACTTCAATTCCTGAACATCTGCTGACTTCTTCTGGAATCAGACCCAATGATGATggaacctaccagctgaggaagagCGTGGAGATCCATGAGGATGATAAAGCCAAATACGACTGTTATGTGTCTCACATCTCTCTCCCTGAACCAGTGATTAAACCGTGGG TTCCAAGAAATTCTCTCAGCGCTGATATGGGCATTTATATTGGAGGTGGGATCGCAGCTCTGGTCGGTCTGGGACTGATTGTGGCTGCGGTCGTCCTTGTcgtaaaaaagaaaa GAGAAATCTGTGCAGTTTCTTGCACAGAAGTGGTTTCTAGATGCTTGGCCAAAATGAAAG GTTACAATACCCCTACTGGAAATGGGCAGGTTCAACACAATG GTAACACGAACCCTACTGGAAATGGGCAGGTTCAACACAATG GAAACAAGAGCCCTGCTGTGAATGGGAAGGTTCAACACAATG GTAACACGAACCCTACTGGAAATGGGCAGGTTCAACACAATG GAAACAAGAGCCCTGCTGTGAATGGGAAGGTTCAACACATTG GAAATGGGGATCTTAAGGAGAAAGTGCAGCTTCAACAAAATGGTTCAAACAAGAGCCCTGCTGTGAATGGGAAGGTTGAACACAATG GAAACAAGAGCCCTGCTGTGAATGGGAAGGTTGAACACATTG GAAACAAGAGCCCTGCTGTGAATGGGAAGGTTGAACACAATG GAAACAAGAGCCCTGCTGTGAATGGGAAGGTTCAACACATTG ATGATAAATCTCCACAGGGCAGCAATTCAACACTTAATTCAGTCTCAACTGAGAGTG ATAACAAGGACTCTGAGGAGGAAATGCTGCTTCAAGAAAATG ATGATAAATCTCCACAGGGCAGCAATTCAACACTTAATTCAGTCTCAACTGAGAGTG ATAACAAGGACTCTGAGAAGGAAAAGCTGCTTCAAGAAAATG GAAACAAGAGCCCTGCTGTGAATGGGAAGGTTCAACACATTG ATGATAAATCTCCACAGGGCAGCAATTCAACACTTAATTCAGTCTCAACTGAGAGTG ATAACAAGGACTCTGAGAAGGAAAAGCTGCTTCAAGAAAATG ATGCCGAACCTGGTGAAAAAGACTCTG GAAGAGGAAGTAAAACACCCCCCAGGAGCTCCAATGAAAACTCTGACAACTCGTCTCAGtctg gCTCCAGCAGTAACGGGTCACCACGCGGCAGTGCGGAGGATGTGGGAGCGGAAAATgatcagcagcaggaggaggaagtgGCACTGCTGGATGATCAAGATGATTAA
- the LOC111190273 gene encoding uncharacterized protein LOC111190273 isoform X44 has product MDSVVRLVLVLVAMVAPVFSDQHSLYYIYSALNKDVSLPGIYEFTALGLLDDREIDYYNSKEQKKIPKQSWMMEKMQEDYWDKGTLSRKSKEQWFKVNVDILMKRMNHNNTDLHVLQWRHGCEIEESNGQVKFLRGIDEYSYDGSEFLSFDDENMRWIAPVQAAEITKRKWDGVAILNQYTKGYLEKECVDWLTKFMEYGKESLRKHSKPEVYAFEKKSVTDPGKLTLTCLATGFYPKDVKLCLRKFGTSIPEHLLTSSGIRPNDDGTYQLRKSVEIHEDDKAKYDCYVSHISLPEPVIKPWVPRNSLSADMGIYIGGGIAALVGLGLIVAAVVLVVKKKREICAVSCTEVVSRCLAKMKGYNTPTGNGQVQHNGNTNPTGNGQVQHNGNKSPAVNGKVQHNGNGDLKEKVQLQQNGSNKSPAVNGKVEHNGNKSPAVNGKVEHIGNKSPAVNGKVEHNGNKSPAVNGKVQHIDDKSPQGSNSTLNSVSTESDNKDSEEEMLLQENDDKSPQGSNSTLNSVSTESDNKDSEKEKLLQENGNKSPAVNGKVQHIDDKSPQGSNSTLNSVSTESDNKDSEKEKLLQENDAEPGEKDSGRGSKTPPRSSNENSDNSSQSGSSSNGSPRGSAEDVGAENDQQQEEEVALLDDQDD; this is encoded by the exons ATGGACTCCGTGGTCCGCCTGGTTCTGGTGCTGGTCGCTATGGTGGCTCCAGTGTTCAGCG ACCAGCACTCCCTGTACTACATTTACAGCGCCCTCAACAAAGACGTGTCTCTACCAGGAATCTACGAGTTCACagctctggggctgctggatgacCGAGAGATCGACTACTACAACAGtaaggagcagaagaagattcCTAAACAGAGCTGGATGATGGAGAAGATGCAGGAAGATTACTGGGACAAAGGAACCCTGTCTCGCAAGAGTAAAGAACAGTGGTTCAAGGTTAACGTGGATATTCTGATGAAGAGGATGAACCACAATAACACGG ATcttcatgttcttcagtggagaCACGGCTGTGAGATTGAGGAGTCTAATGGACAGGTGAAGTTTCTGAGAGGGATTGATGAGTACAGCTACGATGGATCAGAGTTCCTCTCCTTCGATGATGAAAACATGCGCTGGATCGCTCCGGTTCAGGCGGCAGAAATAACCAAGAGAAAATGGGATGGTGTGGCCATCCTGAACCAGTACACCAAGGGCTAcctggagaaagagtgtgtggacTGGCTCACCAAGTTCATGGAGTACGGAAAAGAATCACTGAGAAAACACT CAAAACCAGAAGTCTATGCATTTGAAAAGAAATCTGTGACTGACCCAGGAAAGCTGACCCTGACCTGCCTGGCCACGGGATTCTACCCCAAAGACGTGAAACTGTGCCTGAGGAAGTTCGGTACTTCAATTCCTGAACATCTGCTGACTTCTTCTGGAATCAGACCCAATGATGATggaacctaccagctgaggaagagCGTGGAGATCCATGAGGATGATAAAGCCAAATACGACTGTTATGTGTCTCACATCTCTCTCCCTGAACCAGTGATTAAACCGTGGG TTCCAAGAAATTCTCTCAGCGCTGATATGGGCATTTATATTGGAGGTGGGATCGCAGCTCTGGTCGGTCTGGGACTGATTGTGGCTGCGGTCGTCCTTGTcgtaaaaaagaaaa GAGAAATCTGTGCAGTTTCTTGCACAGAAGTGGTTTCTAGATGCTTGGCCAAAATGAAAG GTTACAATACCCCTACTGGAAATGGGCAGGTTCAACACAATG GTAACACGAACCCTACTGGAAATGGGCAGGTTCAACACAATG GAAACAAGAGCCCTGCTGTGAATGGGAAGGTTCAACACAATG GAAATGGGGATCTTAAGGAGAAAGTGCAGCTTCAACAAAATGGTTCAAACAAGAGCCCTGCTGTGAATGGGAAGGTTGAACACAATG GAAACAAGAGCCCTGCTGTGAATGGGAAGGTTGAACACATTG GAAACAAGAGCCCTGCTGTGAATGGGAAGGTTGAACACAATG GAAACAAGAGCCCTGCTGTGAATGGGAAGGTTCAACACATTG ATGATAAATCTCCACAGGGCAGCAATTCAACACTTAATTCAGTCTCAACTGAGAGTG ATAACAAGGACTCTGAGGAGGAAATGCTGCTTCAAGAAAATG ATGATAAATCTCCACAGGGCAGCAATTCAACACTTAATTCAGTCTCAACTGAGAGTG ATAACAAGGACTCTGAGAAGGAAAAGCTGCTTCAAGAAAATG GAAACAAGAGCCCTGCTGTGAATGGGAAGGTTCAACACATTG ATGATAAATCTCCACAGGGCAGCAATTCAACACTTAATTCAGTCTCAACTGAGAGTG ATAACAAGGACTCTGAGAAGGAAAAGCTGCTTCAAGAAAATG ATGCCGAACCTGGTGAAAAAGACTCTG GAAGAGGAAGTAAAACACCCCCCAGGAGCTCCAATGAAAACTCTGACAACTCGTCTCAGtctg gCTCCAGCAGTAACGGGTCACCACGCGGCAGTGCGGAGGATGTGGGAGCGGAAAATgatcagcagcaggaggaggaagtgGCACTGCTGGATGATCAAGATGATTAA
- the LOC111190273 gene encoding uncharacterized protein LOC111190273 isoform X4, with translation MDSVVRLVLVLVAMVAPVFSDQHSLYYIYSALNKDVSLPGIYEFTALGLLDDREIDYYNSKEQKKIPKQSWMMEKMQEDYWDKGTLSRKSKEQWFKVNVDILMKRMNHNNTDLHVLQWRHGCEIEESNGQVKFLRGIDEYSYDGSEFLSFDDENMRWIAPVQAAEITKRKWDGVAILNQYTKGYLEKECVDWLTKFMEYGKESLRKHSKPEVYAFEKKSVTDPGKLTLTCLATGFYPKDVKLCLRKFGTSIPEHLLTSSGIRPNDDGTYQLRKSVEIHEDDKAKYDCYVSHISLPEPVIKPWVPRNSLSADMGIYIGGGIAALVGLGLIVAAVVLVVKKKREICAVSCTEVVSRCLAKMKGYNTPTGNGQVQHNGNTNPTGNGQVQHNGNKSPAVNGKVQHNGNTNPTGNGQVQHNGNTNPTVNGQVQHNGNTNPTGNGQVQHNGNKSPAVNGKVQHIGNGDLKEKVQLQQNGSNKSPAVNGKVEHNGNKSPAVNGKVEHIGNKSPAVNGKVEHNGNKSPAVNGKVQHIDDKSPQGSNSTLNSVSTESDNKDSEEEMLLQENDDKSPQGSNSTLNSVSTESDNKDSEKEKLLQENGNKSPAVNGKVQHIDDKSPQGSNSTLNSVSTESDNKDSEKEKLLQENDAEPGEKDSGRGSKTPPRSSNENSDNSSQSGSSSNGSPRGSAEDVGAENDQQQEEEVALLDDQDD, from the exons ATGGACTCCGTGGTCCGCCTGGTTCTGGTGCTGGTCGCTATGGTGGCTCCAGTGTTCAGCG ACCAGCACTCCCTGTACTACATTTACAGCGCCCTCAACAAAGACGTGTCTCTACCAGGAATCTACGAGTTCACagctctggggctgctggatgacCGAGAGATCGACTACTACAACAGtaaggagcagaagaagattcCTAAACAGAGCTGGATGATGGAGAAGATGCAGGAAGATTACTGGGACAAAGGAACCCTGTCTCGCAAGAGTAAAGAACAGTGGTTCAAGGTTAACGTGGATATTCTGATGAAGAGGATGAACCACAATAACACGG ATcttcatgttcttcagtggagaCACGGCTGTGAGATTGAGGAGTCTAATGGACAGGTGAAGTTTCTGAGAGGGATTGATGAGTACAGCTACGATGGATCAGAGTTCCTCTCCTTCGATGATGAAAACATGCGCTGGATCGCTCCGGTTCAGGCGGCAGAAATAACCAAGAGAAAATGGGATGGTGTGGCCATCCTGAACCAGTACACCAAGGGCTAcctggagaaagagtgtgtggacTGGCTCACCAAGTTCATGGAGTACGGAAAAGAATCACTGAGAAAACACT CAAAACCAGAAGTCTATGCATTTGAAAAGAAATCTGTGACTGACCCAGGAAAGCTGACCCTGACCTGCCTGGCCACGGGATTCTACCCCAAAGACGTGAAACTGTGCCTGAGGAAGTTCGGTACTTCAATTCCTGAACATCTGCTGACTTCTTCTGGAATCAGACCCAATGATGATggaacctaccagctgaggaagagCGTGGAGATCCATGAGGATGATAAAGCCAAATACGACTGTTATGTGTCTCACATCTCTCTCCCTGAACCAGTGATTAAACCGTGGG TTCCAAGAAATTCTCTCAGCGCTGATATGGGCATTTATATTGGAGGTGGGATCGCAGCTCTGGTCGGTCTGGGACTGATTGTGGCTGCGGTCGTCCTTGTcgtaaaaaagaaaa GAGAAATCTGTGCAGTTTCTTGCACAGAAGTGGTTTCTAGATGCTTGGCCAAAATGAAAG GTTACAATACCCCTACTGGAAATGGGCAGGTTCAACACAATG GTAACACGAACCCTACTGGAAATGGGCAGGTTCAACACAATG GAAACAAGAGCCCTGCTGTGAATGGGAAGGTTCAACACAATG GTAACACGAACCCTACTGGAAATGGGCAGGTTCAACACAATG GTAACACGAACCCTACTGTGAATGGGCAGGTTCAACACAATG GTAACACGAACCCTACTGGAAATGGGCAGGTTCAACACAATG GAAACAAGAGCCCTGCTGTGAATGGGAAGGTTCAACACATTG GAAATGGGGATCTTAAGGAGAAAGTGCAGCTTCAACAAAATGGTTCAAACAAGAGCCCTGCTGTGAATGGGAAGGTTGAACACAATG GAAACAAGAGCCCTGCTGTGAATGGGAAGGTTGAACACATTG GAAACAAGAGCCCTGCTGTGAATGGGAAGGTTGAACACAATG GAAACAAGAGCCCTGCTGTGAATGGGAAGGTTCAACACATTG ATGATAAATCTCCACAGGGCAGCAATTCAACACTTAATTCAGTCTCAACTGAGAGTG ATAACAAGGACTCTGAGGAGGAAATGCTGCTTCAAGAAAATG ATGATAAATCTCCACAGGGCAGCAATTCAACACTTAATTCAGTCTCAACTGAGAGTG ATAACAAGGACTCTGAGAAGGAAAAGCTGCTTCAAGAAAATG GAAACAAGAGCCCTGCTGTGAATGGGAAGGTTCAACACATTG ATGATAAATCTCCACAGGGCAGCAATTCAACACTTAATTCAGTCTCAACTGAGAGTG ATAACAAGGACTCTGAGAAGGAAAAGCTGCTTCAAGAAAATG ATGCCGAACCTGGTGAAAAAGACTCTG GAAGAGGAAGTAAAACACCCCCCAGGAGCTCCAATGAAAACTCTGACAACTCGTCTCAGtctg gCTCCAGCAGTAACGGGTCACCACGCGGCAGTGCGGAGGATGTGGGAGCGGAAAATgatcagcagcaggaggaggaagtgGCACTGCTGGATGATCAAGATGATTAA
- the LOC111190273 gene encoding uncharacterized protein LOC111190273 isoform X17 gives MDSVVRLVLVLVAMVAPVFSDQHSLYYIYSALNKDVSLPGIYEFTALGLLDDREIDYYNSKEQKKIPKQSWMMEKMQEDYWDKGTLSRKSKEQWFKVNVDILMKRMNHNNTDLHVLQWRHGCEIEESNGQVKFLRGIDEYSYDGSEFLSFDDENMRWIAPVQAAEITKRKWDGVAILNQYTKGYLEKECVDWLTKFMEYGKESLRKHSKPEVYAFEKKSVTDPGKLTLTCLATGFYPKDVKLCLRKFGTSIPEHLLTSSGIRPNDDGTYQLRKSVEIHEDDKAKYDCYVSHISLPEPVIKPWVPRNSLSADMGIYIGGGIAALVGLGLIVAAVVLVVKKKREICAVSCTEVVSRCLAKMKGYNTPTGNGQVQHNGNTNPTGNGQVQHNGNTNPTVNGQVQHNGNKSPAVNGKVQHNGNTNPTGNGQVQHNGNTNPTVNGQVQHNGNTNPTGNGQVQHNGNKSPAVNGKVQHIGNGDLKEKVQLQQNGSNKSPAVNGKVEHNGNKSPAVNGKVEHIGNKSPAVNGKVEHNGNKSPAVNGKVQHIDDKSPQGSNSTLNSVSTESDNKDSEKEKLLQENGNKSPAVNGKVQHIDDKSPQGSNSTLNSVSTESDNKDSEKEKLLQENDAEPGEKDSGRGSKTPPRSSNENSDNSSQSGSSSNGSPRGSAEDVGAENDQQQEEEVALLDDQDD, from the exons ATGGACTCCGTGGTCCGCCTGGTTCTGGTGCTGGTCGCTATGGTGGCTCCAGTGTTCAGCG ACCAGCACTCCCTGTACTACATTTACAGCGCCCTCAACAAAGACGTGTCTCTACCAGGAATCTACGAGTTCACagctctggggctgctggatgacCGAGAGATCGACTACTACAACAGtaaggagcagaagaagattcCTAAACAGAGCTGGATGATGGAGAAGATGCAGGAAGATTACTGGGACAAAGGAACCCTGTCTCGCAAGAGTAAAGAACAGTGGTTCAAGGTTAACGTGGATATTCTGATGAAGAGGATGAACCACAATAACACGG ATcttcatgttcttcagtggagaCACGGCTGTGAGATTGAGGAGTCTAATGGACAGGTGAAGTTTCTGAGAGGGATTGATGAGTACAGCTACGATGGATCAGAGTTCCTCTCCTTCGATGATGAAAACATGCGCTGGATCGCTCCGGTTCAGGCGGCAGAAATAACCAAGAGAAAATGGGATGGTGTGGCCATCCTGAACCAGTACACCAAGGGCTAcctggagaaagagtgtgtggacTGGCTCACCAAGTTCATGGAGTACGGAAAAGAATCACTGAGAAAACACT CAAAACCAGAAGTCTATGCATTTGAAAAGAAATCTGTGACTGACCCAGGAAAGCTGACCCTGACCTGCCTGGCCACGGGATTCTACCCCAAAGACGTGAAACTGTGCCTGAGGAAGTTCGGTACTTCAATTCCTGAACATCTGCTGACTTCTTCTGGAATCAGACCCAATGATGATggaacctaccagctgaggaagagCGTGGAGATCCATGAGGATGATAAAGCCAAATACGACTGTTATGTGTCTCACATCTCTCTCCCTGAACCAGTGATTAAACCGTGGG TTCCAAGAAATTCTCTCAGCGCTGATATGGGCATTTATATTGGAGGTGGGATCGCAGCTCTGGTCGGTCTGGGACTGATTGTGGCTGCGGTCGTCCTTGTcgtaaaaaagaaaa GAGAAATCTGTGCAGTTTCTTGCACAGAAGTGGTTTCTAGATGCTTGGCCAAAATGAAAG GTTACAATACCCCTACTGGAAATGGGCAGGTTCAACACAATG GTAACACGAACCCTACTGGAAATGGGCAGGTTCAACACAATG GTAACACGAACCCTACTGTGAATGGGCAGGTTCAACACAATG GAAACAAGAGCCCTGCTGTGAATGGGAAGGTTCAACACAATG GTAACACGAACCCTACTGGAAATGGGCAGGTTCAACACAATG GTAACACGAACCCTACTGTGAATGGGCAGGTTCAACACAATG GTAACACGAACCCTACTGGAAATGGGCAGGTTCAACACAATG GAAACAAGAGCCCTGCTGTGAATGGGAAGGTTCAACACATTG GAAATGGGGATCTTAAGGAGAAAGTGCAGCTTCAACAAAATGGTTCAAACAAGAGCCCTGCTGTGAATGGGAAGGTTGAACACAATG GAAACAAGAGCCCTGCTGTGAATGGGAAGGTTGAACACATTG GAAACAAGAGCCCTGCTGTGAATGGGAAGGTTGAACACAATG GAAACAAGAGCCCTGCTGTGAATGGGAAGGTTCAACACATTG ATGATAAATCTCCACAGGGCAGCAATTCAACACTTAATTCAGTCTCAACTGAGAGTG ATAACAAGGACTCTGAGAAGGAAAAGCTGCTTCAAGAAAATG GAAACAAGAGCCCTGCTGTGAATGGGAAGGTTCAACACATTG ATGATAAATCTCCACAGGGCAGCAATTCAACACTTAATTCAGTCTCAACTGAGAGTG ATAACAAGGACTCTGAGAAGGAAAAGCTGCTTCAAGAAAATG ATGCCGAACCTGGTGAAAAAGACTCTG GAAGAGGAAGTAAAACACCCCCCAGGAGCTCCAATGAAAACTCTGACAACTCGTCTCAGtctg gCTCCAGCAGTAACGGGTCACCACGCGGCAGTGCGGAGGATGTGGGAGCGGAAAATgatcagcagcaggaggaggaagtgGCACTGCTGGATGATCAAGATGATTAA